Proteins from a genomic interval of Brachybacterium vulturis:
- the tsf gene encoding translation elongation factor Ts has translation MANYTAADIKEIRESTGAGMLDVKKALDDANGDKAKAVELIRVKGLKGIAKREGRTASEGLIAVDIRDSEGGRTGTLVELNSETDFVAKNDKFVALGDEAVAAAVESGAGEPEDLAATPFGEALTNAGATMGEKILVRRIGRVSGEVVTEYMHRTNKDLPPQVGVLVATDEAGAEVARDIAMHIAAFTPTYLSREDVPAETVAEERRIAEDTAKNEGKPEKAMPKIIEGRLNGFFKENCLLDQAFAKDSKKSVGQVIEEVGGTVTGYLRFRVGS, from the coding sequence ATGGCCAACTACACGGCAGCAGACATCAAGGAGATCCGCGAGTCCACGGGCGCGGGCATGCTCGACGTCAAGAAGGCGCTCGACGACGCGAACGGCGACAAGGCCAAGGCCGTGGAGCTGATCCGCGTCAAGGGCCTCAAGGGCATCGCCAAGCGCGAGGGCCGCACCGCCTCCGAGGGCCTCATCGCCGTCGATATCCGCGACAGCGAGGGCGGCCGGACCGGCACCCTGGTCGAGCTCAACTCCGAGACCGACTTCGTGGCCAAGAACGACAAGTTCGTCGCCCTGGGCGACGAGGCCGTGGCCGCGGCCGTCGAGTCCGGTGCGGGTGAGCCCGAGGACCTGGCCGCCACCCCGTTCGGCGAGGCGCTCACCAACGCGGGCGCCACCATGGGCGAGAAGATCCTGGTGCGCCGCATCGGCCGCGTCTCCGGCGAGGTCGTCACCGAGTACATGCACCGCACCAACAAGGACCTGCCCCCGCAGGTCGGCGTGCTGGTCGCCACCGACGAGGCCGGCGCCGAGGTGGCGCGCGACATCGCGATGCACATCGCCGCGTTCACCCCGACCTACCTCTCGCGCGAGGACGTCCCGGCGGAGACCGTCGCCGAGGAGCGCCGCATCGCCGAGGACACCGCGAAGAACGAGGGCAAGCCCGAGAAGGCGATGCCGAAGATCATCGAGGGTCGCCTGAACGGCTTCTTCAAGGAGAACTGCCTCCTGGACCAGGCGTTCGCCAAGGACTCCAAGAAGTCCGTCGGCCAGGTCATCGAGGAGGTCGGCGGCACCGTCACCGGTTACCTCCGCTTCCGCGTCGGCAGCTGA
- the rpsB gene encoding 30S ribosomal protein S2 translates to MAVVTMRQLLESGVHFGHQTRRWNPKVRRFIFTERNGIYIVDLMQTLTYIDKAYDFVKQTVAHGGTILFVGTKKQAQESVQEQATRVGMPYVNQRWLGGMLTNLQTVSQRVNRLKELEQIDFEDVASSGRTKKELLMMRREKDKLERTLGGIRDMGKAPSAVWIVDTNKEHLAVDEAQKLNIPVVAILDTNCDPDEITYPIPGNDDAIRSVTLLTRVIADAVAAGLQERHAKSTGGEKNVSAVEVEPLAEWEQELLKQSEVQQQGAPAEQSVAAEAAETAEEPAGISAAAPAQAADNAPAADAAAEAAAEEKSSEAPAAE, encoded by the coding sequence ATGGCAGTCGTCACCATGCGCCAGCTCCTGGAGAGCGGCGTCCACTTCGGACACCAGACCCGTCGTTGGAACCCGAAGGTCCGTCGCTTCATCTTCACCGAGCGCAACGGCATCTACATCGTCGACCTGATGCAGACCCTGACGTACATCGACAAGGCGTACGACTTCGTCAAGCAGACCGTCGCTCACGGCGGCACCATCCTGTTCGTCGGCACCAAGAAGCAGGCGCAGGAGTCCGTCCAGGAGCAGGCCACCCGCGTGGGCATGCCCTACGTGAACCAGCGTTGGCTGGGCGGCATGCTCACCAACCTGCAGACCGTCTCCCAGCGCGTGAACCGCCTCAAGGAGCTCGAGCAGATCGACTTCGAGGATGTGGCCTCCTCCGGCCGCACCAAGAAGGAGCTGCTGATGATGCGCCGCGAGAAGGACAAGCTCGAGCGGACCCTGGGCGGCATCCGCGACATGGGCAAGGCGCCCTCGGCCGTCTGGATCGTGGACACCAACAAGGAGCACCTGGCCGTCGACGAGGCCCAGAAGCTCAACATTCCCGTCGTCGCGATCCTGGACACCAACTGCGATCCCGACGAGATCACCTACCCGATCCCGGGCAACGACGACGCGATCCGCTCCGTCACGCTGCTGACCCGCGTCATCGCTGATGCCGTGGCCGCTGGTCTGCAGGAGCGTCACGCCAAGTCCACCGGCGGCGAGAAGAACGTCTCCGCCGTCGAGGTCGAGCCGCTGGCCGAGTGGGAGCAGGAGCTGCTCAAGCAGTCCGAGGTCCAGCAGCAGGGCGCTCCCGCCGAGCAGTCCGTCGCCGCGGAAGCCGCCGAGACCGCCGAGGAGCCGGCCGGCATCTCCGCCGCGGCCCCGGCCCAGGCGGCCGACAACGCTCCCGCAGCGGATGCCGCCGCCGAGGCAGCTGCCGAGGAGAAGTCCTCCGAGGCTCCGGCCGCCGAGTGA
- a CDS encoding murein hydrolase activator EnvC family protein produces MLRAAALLLVLAVMVALPGSAKADGPRWRWPLPPPHTVISPFQAPEHRYGPGHRGIDIAVPAEGAEVRAVAAGTVRFSGVVAGRGVVSVTHADGLISTYEPVHGVLEEGASVEAGEVLGTLADASGSSHCPGSTCLHLGARRGTGYLDPLLLLGAHGPSVLLPWDEPSTGPGPAAAAGSVPPPAGDPLSTAAARAMDSALAAAVPPTSLPLR; encoded by the coding sequence GTGCTGCGGGCGGCGGCGCTGCTACTGGTGCTGGCCGTGATGGTCGCGCTGCCCGGGTCCGCCAAGGCCGACGGTCCGCGCTGGCGGTGGCCGCTGCCGCCCCCTCATACCGTGATCTCCCCGTTCCAGGCACCCGAGCACCGCTATGGTCCCGGCCATCGCGGGATCGACATCGCCGTCCCGGCCGAGGGTGCGGAGGTGCGCGCGGTGGCGGCGGGCACGGTGCGGTTCAGCGGGGTGGTCGCGGGGCGCGGGGTCGTCTCGGTGACGCACGCCGATGGCCTGATCTCGACCTACGAGCCGGTGCACGGCGTCCTGGAGGAGGGCGCCTCCGTGGAGGCGGGCGAGGTGCTCGGCACCCTGGCCGATGCCTCCGGGTCCTCGCACTGCCCGGGCAGCACGTGCCTGCATCTCGGGGCGCGCCGGGGCACGGGATATCTGGACCCGCTGCTGCTGCTGGGGGCGCACGGCCCGAGCGTCCTGCTGCCCTGGGATGAGCCGTCCACCGGGCCGGGACCTGCGGCAGCTGCCGGATCGGTGCCGCCGCCGGCCGGTGATCCCCTGTCGACGGCGGCCGCCCGGGCGATGGACTCGGCTCTCGCCGCGGCGGTGCCGCCGACGTCCCTGCCGCTGCGGTGA
- a CDS encoding tyrosine recombinase XerC, producing MSTQREHDDGTVVDDFAEHLRLERGRSEHTVRAYRREAAGLLEHLRDVERIAVGELDVTALRSWLAVRAESGAGASTLARSAAVARTFTSWLAATGQIPHDVGGRLRAPRRGRHLPTVLTGDQTGALLDGIGATTPSPASAPDRARPRGPEPGAEEAPAPPGSSEPQPPDTSQSPLERAVLLRDAAVLELLYSSGLRVSELVALDRSGIDRGGHTVRVRGKGDKERIVPVGIPALEAVQRWEAEGRPVLRESSSDAARAGEALFLGVRGGRLGDRAVRTLVDRHAHEAGITRHISPHTLRHSAATHLVEGGADLRSVQDFLGHSSLATTQIYTHVSAERLRRTVDQAHPRA from the coding sequence ATGAGCACGCAGCGGGAGCACGACGACGGGACCGTCGTCGACGACTTCGCCGAGCACCTGCGCCTGGAGCGTGGCCGCTCGGAGCACACCGTGCGCGCGTACCGGCGGGAGGCCGCGGGGCTGCTCGAGCACCTTCGCGACGTCGAGCGCATCGCCGTGGGCGAGCTGGATGTGACCGCGCTGCGGTCCTGGCTGGCCGTGCGCGCCGAGTCCGGGGCCGGTGCGAGCACGCTGGCCCGCTCCGCCGCCGTGGCGCGCACCTTCACCAGCTGGCTCGCCGCCACCGGGCAGATCCCGCACGACGTCGGCGGTCGGCTCCGGGCACCGCGCCGCGGCCGCCACCTGCCCACCGTGCTCACCGGTGACCAGACCGGCGCGCTGCTCGACGGGATCGGGGCGACGACGCCCTCCCCGGCCTCCGCACCGGACCGCGCCCGGCCCCGAGGCCCCGAGCCCGGCGCCGAGGAGGCGCCGGCGCCACCGGGATCGAGCGAGCCGCAGCCTCCTGACACGTCGCAGAGCCCTCTCGAACGGGCGGTGCTGCTGCGGGACGCCGCCGTGCTCGAACTCCTCTATTCCTCGGGCCTGCGAGTCTCCGAACTGGTCGCCCTGGACCGTTCGGGGATCGATCGCGGCGGGCACACCGTCCGGGTCCGCGGCAAGGGCGACAAGGAGCGGATCGTCCCCGTCGGCATCCCCGCCCTCGAGGCCGTGCAGCGGTGGGAGGCCGAGGGCCGCCCGGTGCTGCGGGAGAGCTCCTCGGATGCGGCACGGGCCGGCGAGGCGCTGTTCCTCGGGGTGCGCGGGGGGCGCCTCGGTGATCGGGCCGTGCGCACCCTGGTGGATCGCCATGCGCACGAGGCCGGGATCACCCGCCACATCTCCCCGCACACCCTGCGCCACAGCGCCGCCACCCATCTCGTGGAAGGCGGAGCGGACCTGCGCAGCGTCCAGGACTTCCTCGGCCACTCCTCCCTGGCGACCACGCAGATCTACACGCACGTCAGCGCGGAACGCCTGCGCCGCACCGTCGACCAGGCCCATCCGCGCGCCTGA
- the dprA gene encoding DNA-processing protein DprA — MTAHDPTTVPDPAPLETLASATREDDRSARITWSLMAEPSDLTAFAACAVLGPAAALELVRSGDAATLLRELGGRLPGQAADPAHGSPSSRTVRAIERWTARLARIDVDVVRADAERGGIRILTPHDGEWPELLGDLQETAPHCLWVQGPGRLDALLGARAAALVGSRASTPYGEDTAAMLASAFAAGGGTVVSGGAYGIDAAAHRGALAADGGATIAVLAGGLDRLYPRGNTQLLETIRERHLLVSEAPPGTAPTRWRFLARNRLIAALSRTTVVVEASWRSGALSTARLADELSRPIGAVPGPVTSAASAGCHRLLRDRGAVLITEPGDLLDLLPGGPASGESGFAVQDELDLLTPADRRILDAVPPRSSIAEARIADEVGYRPAEVDAALARLELLGLVARSSQRARRARAAS; from the coding sequence ATGACCGCTCACGACCCCACGACCGTCCCGGACCCCGCACCGCTCGAGACCCTCGCGAGCGCGACCCGCGAGGACGACCGCAGCGCGCGGATCACCTGGTCGCTGATGGCCGAGCCCTCCGACCTGACCGCCTTCGCCGCCTGCGCCGTGCTCGGTCCCGCCGCCGCGCTGGAGCTCGTCCGGAGCGGGGACGCGGCCACGCTGCTTCGTGAGCTGGGCGGGCGGCTCCCCGGTCAGGCCGCGGATCCCGCGCACGGCTCACCGAGTTCCCGGACGGTGCGGGCGATCGAGCGCTGGACCGCACGCCTGGCACGCATCGACGTCGATGTGGTGCGCGCGGATGCCGAGCGCGGCGGGATCCGCATCCTCACCCCGCACGACGGCGAATGGCCGGAGCTGCTGGGGGACCTGCAGGAGACCGCCCCGCACTGCCTCTGGGTCCAGGGCCCCGGGCGTCTGGATGCCCTGCTGGGCGCCCGCGCCGCAGCGCTGGTCGGTTCCCGGGCCTCCACCCCGTACGGCGAGGACACCGCGGCGATGCTGGCCTCGGCCTTCGCCGCCGGCGGCGGCACCGTCGTCTCCGGCGGGGCCTACGGCATCGATGCCGCAGCCCATCGCGGTGCGCTGGCCGCCGACGGAGGCGCCACCATCGCGGTGCTGGCGGGAGGGCTGGATCGCCTCTATCCACGGGGCAACACCCAGCTGCTGGAGACGATCCGAGAGCGGCATCTGCTGGTCAGCGAGGCGCCGCCGGGGACCGCCCCGACCCGGTGGCGCTTCCTGGCCCGCAATCGGCTGATCGCCGCACTGTCGCGGACGACCGTCGTGGTCGAGGCCTCGTGGCGCTCGGGAGCCCTGTCCACCGCCCGTCTGGCCGATGAGCTCTCCCGCCCGATCGGAGCCGTCCCCGGACCGGTCACCTCCGCCGCGAGCGCCGGGTGTCACCGCCTGCTCCGCGACCGGGGAGCCGTGCTCATCACGGAGCCCGGGGATCTGCTGGATCTGCTCCCCGGTGGGCCCGCCTCCGGTGAGAGCGGATTCGCCGTCCAGGACGAACTGGACCTGCTGACCCCCGCGGACCGCCGGATCCTCGACGCGGTCCCGCCGCGCTCCAGCATCGCCGAGGCCCGGATCGCGGACGAGGTCGGCTACAGGCCCGCGGAGGTGGACGCGGCCCTGGCCCGTCTCGAGCTGCTGGGTCTGGTGGCGCGGTCCTCGCAGCGGGCACGGCGCGCCCGCGCCGCCTCCTGA
- a CDS encoding YifB family Mg chelatase-like AAA ATPase, whose amino-acid sequence MGHARTLSVSLLGLDGTLVEVEADVSPGLPAFSVVGLPDSSTLQARDRVRAASARSGIRLAARRITVNMTPAWRPKHGSGFDLAIAMAVLDAQGDLLAHVPADLVLLGELGLDGRVRPIPGILPALLAARAHGLTRAVVPEENLPEAQLVDGMDIAGAGDLTELLHRFGADVPPSPARPPSITGLPATAPAPPPAHRPDFADVLGQATARHAAEVAAAGAHHLLLAGPPGAGKTMIASRLPSILPALGSADAQTVSAIHSLTGRFDAGAGLLRTPPFESPHHTASVAAVVGGGAGLARPGAISRAHAGVLFLDEAPEFPSRVLEALREPLETGDITLHRTRGVTRYPARFQLVLAANPCPCGKAWGKGDACSCTPLQRRRYRARLSGPVLDRVDMRVEVGPVDVHGSGGMPGESSAVIAERVSAARERQHRRFEGRTWSLNAQLPGPLLRREFAPERSERRLLDHAVAQGRLTLRGHDRVLRLAWTLADLDDADRPAAEHIGQALTLREGDPR is encoded by the coding sequence ATGGGCCACGCGCGCACCCTCTCGGTCAGTCTGCTCGGGCTCGACGGCACCCTGGTGGAGGTCGAGGCCGACGTCTCCCCGGGACTGCCCGCATTCTCCGTGGTGGGGCTGCCCGACTCCTCCACGCTCCAGGCCCGGGACCGGGTCCGCGCCGCCTCCGCCCGCAGCGGCATCCGCCTCGCCGCGCGCCGGATCACGGTCAACATGACCCCGGCCTGGCGTCCGAAGCACGGCTCCGGCTTCGACCTCGCCATCGCCATGGCGGTGCTCGACGCCCAGGGCGACCTGCTCGCCCACGTCCCGGCGGACCTGGTGCTGCTGGGAGAGCTGGGGCTGGACGGCCGGGTGCGGCCGATCCCCGGGATCCTGCCGGCCCTCCTCGCCGCCCGCGCCCACGGCCTCACCCGCGCGGTCGTCCCGGAGGAGAACCTGCCCGAGGCGCAGCTCGTCGACGGTATGGACATCGCGGGCGCCGGGGACCTCACCGAGCTCCTGCATCGCTTCGGCGCCGATGTCCCGCCCTCCCCGGCGAGGCCGCCGTCGATCACCGGCCTGCCGGCGACCGCCCCGGCCCCGCCGCCGGCCCATCGACCGGACTTCGCCGACGTCCTGGGCCAGGCCACGGCGCGGCACGCGGCGGAGGTCGCCGCTGCCGGAGCCCACCATCTGCTGCTGGCCGGACCGCCGGGGGCGGGCAAGACCATGATCGCCTCGCGACTGCCGAGCATCCTGCCGGCACTGGGATCCGCGGACGCCCAGACGGTCTCCGCGATCCATTCCCTGACCGGCCGATTCGACGCCGGTGCCGGGCTGCTGCGGACGCCACCCTTCGAGAGCCCGCACCACACCGCCTCCGTCGCGGCCGTGGTCGGGGGCGGCGCGGGCCTGGCCCGTCCCGGGGCGATCTCCCGGGCGCATGCCGGAGTGCTGTTCCTCGACGAGGCCCCGGAATTCCCCTCCCGCGTGCTCGAGGCGCTGCGCGAGCCTCTCGAGACCGGGGACATCACTCTCCACCGCACCCGGGGAGTCACCCGGTACCCGGCCCGGTTCCAGCTGGTGCTGGCCGCCAATCCCTGCCCGTGCGGGAAGGCCTGGGGCAAGGGCGATGCCTGCAGCTGCACACCGCTGCAGCGCCGCCGCTACCGGGCGCGGCTCTCCGGCCCGGTCCTGGACCGGGTGGACATGCGCGTCGAGGTGGGCCCGGTCGATGTGCACGGCAGCGGCGGCATGCCGGGGGAGTCGAGCGCCGTGATCGCGGAGCGGGTCAGTGCGGCCCGCGAGCGTCAGCACCGCCGCTTCGAGGGGCGGACGTGGAGTCTGAACGCCCAGCTCCCCGGACCTCTGCTGCGCAGGGAGTTCGCCCCCGAGCGCTCCGAGCGCCGCCTGCTGGACCACGCCGTCGCCCAGGGCCGGCTCACCCTGCGCGGCCACGATCGCGTGCTGCGCCTGGCCTGGACGCTCGCGGACCTCGACGATGCCGACCGTCCCGCCGCCGAACACATCGGTCAGGCCCTCACCCTGCGCGAAGGAGACCCGCGATGA
- a CDS encoding YraN family protein, protein MNSLAKSPRPAPRPAAGPVDAPDPAPLPGAAADPPTTGPVAAPPPRRVRDMTTGELGRAGEDLAAAHLGACGWQIVERNLRLRHGELDIVALAHTTLVFVEVKTRRSFVTGVPQAAVTPDKLRRLRRLAGEYLMERSTPHRDVRIDVVAVHARLDGTFAIEHLEAVS, encoded by the coding sequence ATGAACAGCCTCGCGAAGAGTCCTCGACCCGCCCCCCGTCCAGCCGCCGGCCCCGTGGACGCCCCGGACCCCGCTCCGCTGCCCGGGGCGGCCGCGGACCCGCCCACGACGGGACCGGTCGCCGCCCCGCCGCCCCGCCGGGTGCGCGATATGACCACCGGTGAGCTCGGACGCGCCGGAGAGGACCTCGCCGCCGCTCACCTGGGCGCCTGCGGCTGGCAGATCGTGGAGCGCAACCTGCGCCTGCGGCACGGCGAGCTGGACATCGTGGCGCTGGCGCACACCACGCTCGTCTTCGTCGAGGTCAAGACCCGGCGCTCCTTCGTCACCGGCGTGCCCCAGGCCGCTGTCACCCCGGACAAGCTGCGGCGCCTGCGCCGGCTGGCCGGCGAGTACCTGATGGAGCGCTCGACCCCGCATCGTGACGTGCGGATCGACGTCGTCGCCGTGCACGCCCGTCTCGACGGCACCTTCGCGATCGAGCACCTCGAGGCGGTGTCCTGA
- a CDS encoding DUF2469 domain-containing protein, with protein sequence MSAQELENFESDLELQLFREYRDVVSLFTYVVETERRFYLANQVDLQVRSGGGEVFYELRLADVWVWDIYRSNRFVRSVRVVTFKDVNVEELNKQDISLP encoded by the coding sequence GTGAGCGCCCAGGAACTCGAGAACTTTGAGTCCGACCTCGAACTCCAGCTGTTCCGCGAGTATCGCGACGTGGTCAGCCTGTTCACCTACGTGGTCGAGACCGAGCGTCGCTTCTATCTCGCCAACCAGGTGGATCTGCAGGTCCGCTCCGGTGGTGGTGAGGTCTTCTACGAGCTGCGGCTCGCCGACGTCTGGGTGTGGGACATCTACCGCTCGAACCGCTTCGTGCGCTCGGTGCGGGTGGTGACGTTCAAGGACGTCAACGTCGAGGAGCTCAACAAGCAGGACATCTCCCTGCCCTGA
- a CDS encoding ribonuclease HII has translation MTVTVPTLEVERALATRCGAGRRLIVGIDEVGRGALAGPVAVGACALEVLDGAIVPLPAGVRDSKRLSARRREALVDPILDSVHAGAVGWASPAEIDELGIMPALTRAALRALEAIELDGAVDAIVLDGDVDVLSASLAMAERPAPLVHLQVAADRDCASVAAASILAKVARDAHMVELDAQAPHYCWAANKGYGSAAHREAIDLRGVHEHHRRSWRLGSRPAVEQPGPAVVPTAPALAPSMPAVRPEAPAPRGPAVPATTSESIDAGVLWDDQWHPQDGKERR, from the coding sequence GTGACCGTCACCGTCCCGACCCTCGAGGTGGAGCGGGCCCTCGCAACTCGCTGCGGGGCCGGTCGACGCCTCATCGTGGGGATCGACGAGGTGGGCCGTGGCGCGCTGGCGGGCCCCGTCGCCGTGGGCGCCTGCGCGCTCGAGGTGCTCGACGGGGCCATCGTCCCGCTGCCCGCGGGCGTCCGGGACTCCAAGCGGCTGAGCGCTCGCCGCCGCGAGGCGCTCGTGGACCCCATCCTGGACTCCGTGCATGCCGGTGCCGTGGGCTGGGCGAGCCCGGCCGAGATCGACGAGCTCGGGATCATGCCCGCGCTGACCCGCGCCGCTCTGCGCGCCCTGGAGGCGATCGAGCTGGACGGCGCGGTCGACGCGATCGTGCTCGACGGCGATGTCGACGTCCTCTCCGCGTCGCTCGCGATGGCGGAGCGTCCCGCGCCGCTGGTCCACCTGCAGGTGGCGGCGGATCGCGACTGTGCGAGCGTGGCCGCGGCCAGCATCCTGGCCAAGGTGGCGCGGGACGCGCACATGGTCGAGCTCGATGCGCAGGCCCCCCACTACTGCTGGGCCGCGAACAAGGGCTACGGCTCCGCGGCCCACCGCGAGGCGATCGACCTGCGCGGCGTCCATGAGCACCACCGGCGCAGCTGGCGGCTCGGCTCCCGGCCCGCCGTCGAGCAGCCGGGCCCCGCCGTCGTGCCCACGGCCCCCGCGCTCGCTCCGTCGATGCCCGCCGTTCGCCCGGAGGCCCCGGCGCCTCGGGGGCCCGCTGTGCCCGCGACGACCTCGGAGTCCATCGACGCTGGCGTACTGTGGGACGACCAATGGCACCCGCAGGATGGGAAGGAGCGTCGGTGA
- the lepB gene encoding signal peptidase I: MNASHDSRPAEPHHEDPAAGADPAARGAGRDGSRRPRRQRMPLWLDTVVTMVVALLIAVLVKTFLIQPFYIPSASMNPTLLENDKILVSKLSPGVFDLHRGDVIVFEDPDDWIPGDATENPTPRVRVMMLLSLVGLAPDPSQDHLVKRLIGVGGDHVVCDSEGAALEVNGVTLDEPYISPETPACQAAFDVTVPEGKVWVMGDNRYASADSAWHEIRGDGGFVDESDITGRAEVIFWPISSWHRLNDGRGTFSDVPDRP, translated from the coding sequence ATGAACGCGTCCCACGATTCCCGTCCTGCGGAGCCCCACCACGAGGACCCCGCAGCCGGTGCGGACCCCGCAGCCCGGGGCGCGGGGCGCGACGGGTCGCGCAGACCCCGCCGCCAGCGCATGCCGCTGTGGCTCGACACCGTGGTCACCATGGTGGTCGCGCTGCTGATCGCGGTGCTGGTCAAGACCTTCCTGATCCAGCCGTTCTACATCCCCTCGGCATCGATGAACCCGACGCTGCTGGAGAACGACAAGATCCTGGTCTCCAAGCTCAGCCCCGGCGTCTTCGATCTCCACCGCGGCGACGTCATCGTCTTCGAGGACCCGGACGACTGGATCCCCGGGGACGCCACCGAGAACCCCACCCCGCGGGTACGGGTGATGATGCTGCTGAGCCTCGTCGGACTGGCCCCGGACCCCTCGCAGGACCATCTGGTCAAGCGACTGATCGGGGTGGGTGGCGATCACGTCGTCTGTGACTCCGAGGGGGCGGCGCTCGAGGTCAACGGGGTGACGCTCGATGAGCCGTACATCTCTCCGGAGACCCCAGCCTGCCAGGCGGCCTTCGACGTCACGGTGCCCGAGGGCAAGGTGTGGGTGATGGGCGACAACCGCTACGCCTCCGCCGACTCGGCCTGGCACGAGATCCGGGGCGACGGCGGTTTCGTGGACGAGTCCGACATCACCGGCCGGGCCGAGGTCATCTTCTGGCCGATCAGCAGCTGGCACCGTCTGAACGACGGCCGCGGGACCTTCTCCGACGTGCCGGACCGGCCGTGA
- the lepB gene encoding signal peptidase I, which translates to MSCDSVDGRRRPHPVVVAAVCVVLLLAGALLVRHYVAQPFRVPSASMAPAIQPGDVLLVDRSSRGTAERGEIVVFDGRGYFAPSAADGDRFWVKRVIAVGGERVQCCAPDGAITVDGVPLEEPYLPEGTAPSEIEFDLRVPEGHMFVLGDNRSDSTDSRHLLGAPGGGMIPVDRVVGEADRIVWPLTRRGAL; encoded by the coding sequence ATGTCCTGCGACAGCGTGGACGGACGGCGGCGGCCCCACCCGGTGGTGGTCGCCGCCGTCTGCGTCGTGCTGCTGCTGGCCGGCGCGCTGCTGGTGCGGCACTACGTGGCCCAGCCCTTCCGCGTCCCCTCGGCCTCGATGGCGCCGGCGATCCAACCCGGTGACGTGCTGCTGGTCGACCGCTCCTCCCGCGGCACCGCGGAGCGCGGCGAGATCGTCGTCTTCGACGGGCGCGGGTACTTCGCCCCCTCGGCGGCGGACGGGGACCGGTTCTGGGTCAAGCGCGTCATCGCCGTCGGCGGCGAGCGGGTGCAGTGCTGCGCACCGGACGGGGCGATCACCGTCGATGGGGTTCCACTGGAGGAGCCCTACCTGCCCGAGGGCACGGCGCCCAGCGAGATCGAGTTCGATCTGCGGGTCCCCGAAGGGCACATGTTCGTCCTCGGTGACAACCGGAGCGACTCCACCGACTCCAGGCACCTGCTGGGCGCGCCGGGCGGCGGCATGATCCCGGTGGACCGCGTGGTGGGGGAGGCGGACCGCATCGTGTGGCCTCTCACTCGCCGCGGTGCGCTCTGA
- the rplS gene encoding 50S ribosomal protein L19, translated as MQKLDELDKASLREDVPAFRAGDNVKVHVKVIEGNRSRIQIFQGYVIGRQGHGVGETFRVRKISFGVGVERVFPVHAPTVDKIEVVTRGDVRRAKLYYLRNLTGKKARIKEKRSHS; from the coding sequence ATGCAGAAGCTCGATGAGCTCGACAAGGCGTCCCTGCGCGAGGACGTCCCCGCCTTCCGCGCCGGCGACAACGTCAAGGTGCACGTGAAGGTCATCGAGGGCAATCGCTCTCGTATCCAGATCTTCCAGGGCTACGTCATCGGCCGTCAGGGCCACGGCGTGGGCGAGACCTTCCGCGTCCGCAAGATCTCCTTCGGCGTCGGCGTCGAGCGCGTGTTCCCCGTGCACGCCCCGACCGTCGACAAGATCGAGGTCGTCACCCGCGGCGACGTGCGCCGCGCGAAGCTGTACTACCTGCGCAACCTCACGGGCAAGAAGGCCCGCATCAAGGAGAAGCGCAGCCACTCCTGA
- the trmD gene encoding tRNA (guanosine(37)-N1)-methyltransferase TrmD — protein sequence MRIDVITIFPEYLTPLELSLIGRARREGLVDLHVHDLRQWTHDRHRTVDDSPLGGGAGMVMKPEPWAAAFSGVRESGQAALGTDVEPLIIFPNPAGEPFAQSTAQEWSRCEWLVFACGRYEGIDERVYQHLADVGCEVALASLGDYVLNGGEVAVLAITEAVVRLVPGVVGNAESLIEESHAAGLLEYPVFTRPASWTDPAGVVREAPPILLSGDHGKIAAWRQEQSEARTRERRPDLLAPLDEDAAGS from the coding sequence ATGCGCATCGACGTCATCACGATCTTCCCCGAGTACCTCACGCCGCTGGAGCTGTCGCTGATCGGCAGGGCCCGCCGTGAGGGTCTCGTGGACCTGCACGTGCACGACCTGCGGCAGTGGACCCATGATCGTCATCGCACGGTCGACGACAGCCCGCTCGGCGGCGGTGCCGGCATGGTGATGAAGCCCGAACCCTGGGCGGCCGCCTTCTCCGGGGTGCGCGAGTCCGGGCAGGCGGCGCTGGGGACCGACGTCGAACCGCTGATCATCTTCCCGAATCCGGCAGGTGAGCCCTTCGCCCAGAGCACGGCGCAGGAGTGGTCTCGGTGCGAGTGGCTGGTGTTCGCCTGCGGGCGCTACGAGGGCATCGACGAACGCGTCTACCAGCACCTGGCCGACGTCGGGTGCGAGGTGGCCCTGGCCTCCCTCGGCGACTACGTGCTCAACGGCGGCGAGGTCGCAGTGCTCGCGATCACCGAGGCCGTGGTGCGCCTGGTGCCGGGCGTGGTCGGCAACGCCGAGTCGTTGATCGAGGAGTCCCACGCCGCAGGGCTGCTCGAGTACCCGGTCTTCACCCGCCCGGCGAGCTGGACCGACCCCGCCGGGGTGGTCCGCGAGGCGCCGCCGATCCTGCTGTCGGGGGACCACGGGAAGATCGCGGCCTGGCGCCAGGAGCAGTCCGAGGCCCGCACCCGGGAGCGTCGGCCCGACCTGCTGGCGCCGCTCGACGAGGACGCCGCCGGGTCCTGA